The Salmo salar chromosome ssa06, Ssal_v3.1, whole genome shotgun sequence genome window below encodes:
- the LOC106607700 gene encoding heterogeneous nuclear ribonucleoprotein Q isoform X1, whose translation MMATDQMTDHVNGNGTEEPIGITEVDTATAEVIHSDSFQTLLDAGLPQEVAEKLDAIYIAGLVAHSDLDERAIEALKEFNEEGALQVLLEFKESDLSHVQNKSAFLCGVMKTYRQREKQGTKVSDSTKGPDEAKIKALLDRTIYTLDVTTGQRKYGGPPESVYSGAQPTIGTEIFVGKIPRDLFEDELVPLFEKAGPIWDLRLMMDPLSGLNRGYAFVTFCTKEAASEAVNLCNNNEIRPGKHIGVCISVANNRLFVGSIPKSKTKEQIVEEFAKVTEGLNDVILYHQPDDKKKNRGFCFLEYEDHKTAAQARRRLMSGKVKVWGNVVTVEWADPIEDPDPEVMAKVKVLFVRNLANSVTEEILEKSFSQFGKLERVKKLKDYAFVHFDERDAAVKALAQMNGKVLEGEHIDIVFAKPPDQKRKERKAQRQAAKTNMYDDDYYYNYGPPQLPPPTRGGRGRGGYSYPPDYYGYDDYYDYYGYDYPNYRGGYDYYGYEDFQAPARGRGGRGARGASPARGRPGAPRGRGGPGSSREGVQQRGRGGVRGGRGDRGGNVGGKRKADEYNQPDSKRRQTNNQNWGSQPIAQQPLQGGDHSGNYGYKSDNQEFYQDYFGQQWK comes from the exons ATG ATGGCGACCGATCAGATGACCGATCATGTAAATGGGAATGGTACAGAGGAACCAATAGGCATAACTGAAGTGGACACAGCTACAGCTGAAGTTATCCATTCAGACAGTTTCCAGACTTTATTAGATGCTGGCTTACCACAGGAAGTTGCAGAAAAACTAGATGCAATTTACATAGCAG GCCTGGTAGCGCACAGTGACCTAGATGAAAGGGCTATTGAAGCATTGAAAGAATTTAACGAAGAAGGTGCTCTACAAGTCCTGCTTGAATTTAAGGAAAGTGATCTGTCGCATGTGCAA AACAAAAGTGCCTTCCTCTGTGGAGTAATGAAGACTtatagacagagggagaagcaAGGGACCAAAGTTTCAGATTCCACGAAAGGACCAGATGAGGcgaaaataaaa GCTCTGCTTGATAGAACCATCTATACACTTGATGTGACAACGGGTCAGCGGAAGTATGGAGGCCCCCCAGAGTCTGTGTATTCAGGTGCTCAACCCACTATTGGAACAGAG ATATTTGTTGGGAAAATTCCTCGAGACTTGTTTGAGGATGAGCTGGTGCCCCTCTTTGAGAAGGCGGGACCTATCTGGGATCTACGTCTAATGATGGACCCCCTGAGTGGCTTGAACAGGGGCTACGCCTTTGTCACCTTCTGCACTAAAGAGGCTGCCTCGGAGGCTGTAAACCTG TGTAATAATAACGAAATACGCCCCGGCAAACACATTGGAGTGTGTATATCTGTTGCCAATAACCGGCTGTTCGTCGGCTCCATCCCCAAGAGTAAAACGAAAGAACAGATTGTGGAGGAGTTTGCTAAAGTCACAG AGGGTCTTAATGATGTCATACTGTACCATCAGCCAGATGACAAAAAGAAGAACAGAGGTTTTTGCTTTTTGGAATACGAGGACCATAAAACTGCTGCTCAGGCCAGACGCAGGCTAATGAGTGGCAAGGTGAAAGTGTGGGGGAACGTGGTTACTGTGGAATGGGCAGATCCCATAGAGGACCCAGATCCAGAGGTTATGGCCAAG GTCAAAGTTTTGTTTGTCCGAAACCTTGCGAACAGCGTTACGGAAGAAATACTTGAAAAATCCTTCAGCCAGTTTGGTAAACTGGAGCGAGTGAAAAAGCTGAAAGATTACGCCTTCGTTCACTTTGATGAGAGGGACGCTGCAGTTAAG GCATTGGCTCAAATGAATGGCAAAGTTCTGGAAGGAGAGCACATTGACATAGTCTTTGCAAAGCCCCCCGATCAGAAGAGGAAGGAACGCAAAGCTCAGAGACAAGCAGCCAAAACAAACAT GtatgatgatgattattattacAACTACGGCCCCCCTCAGTTGCCCCCTCCCACAAGAGGCGGCCGGGGTAGGGGAGGTTATTCTTACCCACCCGACTATTATGGCTACGATGATTACTACGATTATTATGGTTATGATTACCCCAACTACCGCGGGGGATACGACTACTATGGCTATGAAGACTTTCAGGCTCCCGCTAGAGGAAGAGGGGGCAGAGGTGCACGGGGGGCATCCCCAGCCAGAGGCAGGCCAGGCGCTCCCAGGGGCAGAGGTGGTCCAGGATCAAGCAGAGAAGGTGTGCAACAGAGAGGCCGCGGCGGGGTACGTGGTGGGAGGGGTGACCGCGGTGGAAATGTAGGAGGAAAGCGCAAAGCTGATGAGTACAACCAGCCAGATTCCAAGCGGCGCCAAACCAATAATCAGAACTGGGGCTCTCAACCCATTGCTCAGCAACCGCTCCAAGGTGGTGATCATTCTGGTAACTATGGTTACAAATCTGACAACCAGGAGTTTTATCAGGATTATTTTGGGCAACAGTGGAAGTAG
- the LOC106607700 gene encoding heterogeneous nuclear ribonucleoprotein Q isoform X2, with product MATDQMTDHVNGNGTEEPIGITEVDTATAEVIHSDSFQTLLDAGLPQEVAEKLDAIYIAGLVAHSDLDERAIEALKEFNEEGALQVLLEFKESDLSHVQNKSAFLCGVMKTYRQREKQGTKVSDSTKGPDEAKIKALLDRTIYTLDVTTGQRKYGGPPESVYSGAQPTIGTEIFVGKIPRDLFEDELVPLFEKAGPIWDLRLMMDPLSGLNRGYAFVTFCTKEAASEAVNLCNNNEIRPGKHIGVCISVANNRLFVGSIPKSKTKEQIVEEFAKVTEGLNDVILYHQPDDKKKNRGFCFLEYEDHKTAAQARRRLMSGKVKVWGNVVTVEWADPIEDPDPEVMAKVKVLFVRNLANSVTEEILEKSFSQFGKLERVKKLKDYAFVHFDERDAAVKALAQMNGKVLEGEHIDIVFAKPPDQKRKERKAQRQAAKTNMYDDDYYYNYGPPQLPPPTRGGRGRGGYSYPPDYYGYDDYYDYYGYDYPNYRGGYDYYGYEDFQAPARGRGGRGARGASPARGRPGAPRGRGGPGSSREGVQQRGRGGVRGGRGDRGGNVGGKRKADEYNQPDSKRRQTNNQNWGSQPIAQQPLQGGDHSGNYGYKSDNQEFYQDYFGQQWK from the exons ATGGCGACCGATCAGATGACCGATCATGTAAATGGGAATGGTACAGAGGAACCAATAGGCATAACTGAAGTGGACACAGCTACAGCTGAAGTTATCCATTCAGACAGTTTCCAGACTTTATTAGATGCTGGCTTACCACAGGAAGTTGCAGAAAAACTAGATGCAATTTACATAGCAG GCCTGGTAGCGCACAGTGACCTAGATGAAAGGGCTATTGAAGCATTGAAAGAATTTAACGAAGAAGGTGCTCTACAAGTCCTGCTTGAATTTAAGGAAAGTGATCTGTCGCATGTGCAA AACAAAAGTGCCTTCCTCTGTGGAGTAATGAAGACTtatagacagagggagaagcaAGGGACCAAAGTTTCAGATTCCACGAAAGGACCAGATGAGGcgaaaataaaa GCTCTGCTTGATAGAACCATCTATACACTTGATGTGACAACGGGTCAGCGGAAGTATGGAGGCCCCCCAGAGTCTGTGTATTCAGGTGCTCAACCCACTATTGGAACAGAG ATATTTGTTGGGAAAATTCCTCGAGACTTGTTTGAGGATGAGCTGGTGCCCCTCTTTGAGAAGGCGGGACCTATCTGGGATCTACGTCTAATGATGGACCCCCTGAGTGGCTTGAACAGGGGCTACGCCTTTGTCACCTTCTGCACTAAAGAGGCTGCCTCGGAGGCTGTAAACCTG TGTAATAATAACGAAATACGCCCCGGCAAACACATTGGAGTGTGTATATCTGTTGCCAATAACCGGCTGTTCGTCGGCTCCATCCCCAAGAGTAAAACGAAAGAACAGATTGTGGAGGAGTTTGCTAAAGTCACAG AGGGTCTTAATGATGTCATACTGTACCATCAGCCAGATGACAAAAAGAAGAACAGAGGTTTTTGCTTTTTGGAATACGAGGACCATAAAACTGCTGCTCAGGCCAGACGCAGGCTAATGAGTGGCAAGGTGAAAGTGTGGGGGAACGTGGTTACTGTGGAATGGGCAGATCCCATAGAGGACCCAGATCCAGAGGTTATGGCCAAG GTCAAAGTTTTGTTTGTCCGAAACCTTGCGAACAGCGTTACGGAAGAAATACTTGAAAAATCCTTCAGCCAGTTTGGTAAACTGGAGCGAGTGAAAAAGCTGAAAGATTACGCCTTCGTTCACTTTGATGAGAGGGACGCTGCAGTTAAG GCATTGGCTCAAATGAATGGCAAAGTTCTGGAAGGAGAGCACATTGACATAGTCTTTGCAAAGCCCCCCGATCAGAAGAGGAAGGAACGCAAAGCTCAGAGACAAGCAGCCAAAACAAACAT GtatgatgatgattattattacAACTACGGCCCCCCTCAGTTGCCCCCTCCCACAAGAGGCGGCCGGGGTAGGGGAGGTTATTCTTACCCACCCGACTATTATGGCTACGATGATTACTACGATTATTATGGTTATGATTACCCCAACTACCGCGGGGGATACGACTACTATGGCTATGAAGACTTTCAGGCTCCCGCTAGAGGAAGAGGGGGCAGAGGTGCACGGGGGGCATCCCCAGCCAGAGGCAGGCCAGGCGCTCCCAGGGGCAGAGGTGGTCCAGGATCAAGCAGAGAAGGTGTGCAACAGAGAGGCCGCGGCGGGGTACGTGGTGGGAGGGGTGACCGCGGTGGAAATGTAGGAGGAAAGCGCAAAGCTGATGAGTACAACCAGCCAGATTCCAAGCGGCGCCAAACCAATAATCAGAACTGGGGCTCTCAACCCATTGCTCAGCAACCGCTCCAAGGTGGTGATCATTCTGGTAACTATGGTTACAAATCTGACAACCAGGAGTTTTATCAGGATTATTTTGGGCAACAGTGGAAGTAG
- the LOC106607700 gene encoding heterogeneous nuclear ribonucleoprotein Q isoform X4, producing MMATDQMTDHVNGNGTEEPIGITEVDTATAEVIHSDSFQTLLDAGLPQEVAEKLDAIYIAGLVAHSDLDERAIEALKEFNEEGALQVLLEFKESDLSHVQNKSAFLCGVMKTYRQREKQGTKVSDSTKGPDEAKIKALLDRTIYTLDVTTGQRKYGGPPESVYSGAQPTIGTEIFVGKIPRDLFEDELVPLFEKAGPIWDLRLMMDPLSGLNRGYAFVTFCTKEAASEAVNLCNNNEIRPGKHIGVCISVANNRLFVGSIPKSKTKEQIVEEFAKVTEGLNDVILYHQPDDKKKNRGFCFLEYEDHKTAAQARRRLMSGKVKVWGNVVTVEWADPIEDPDPEVMAKVKVLFVRNLANSVTEEILEKSFSQFGKLERVKKLKDYAFVHFDERDAAVKALAQMNGKVLEGEHIDIVFAKPPDQKRKERKAQRQAAKTNMYDDDYYYNYGPPQLPPPTRGGRGRGGYSYPPDYYGYDDYYDYYGYDYPNYRGGYDYYGYEDFQAPARGRGGRGARGASPARGRPGAPRGRGGPGSSREGKSGRGRS from the exons ATG ATGGCGACCGATCAGATGACCGATCATGTAAATGGGAATGGTACAGAGGAACCAATAGGCATAACTGAAGTGGACACAGCTACAGCTGAAGTTATCCATTCAGACAGTTTCCAGACTTTATTAGATGCTGGCTTACCACAGGAAGTTGCAGAAAAACTAGATGCAATTTACATAGCAG GCCTGGTAGCGCACAGTGACCTAGATGAAAGGGCTATTGAAGCATTGAAAGAATTTAACGAAGAAGGTGCTCTACAAGTCCTGCTTGAATTTAAGGAAAGTGATCTGTCGCATGTGCAA AACAAAAGTGCCTTCCTCTGTGGAGTAATGAAGACTtatagacagagggagaagcaAGGGACCAAAGTTTCAGATTCCACGAAAGGACCAGATGAGGcgaaaataaaa GCTCTGCTTGATAGAACCATCTATACACTTGATGTGACAACGGGTCAGCGGAAGTATGGAGGCCCCCCAGAGTCTGTGTATTCAGGTGCTCAACCCACTATTGGAACAGAG ATATTTGTTGGGAAAATTCCTCGAGACTTGTTTGAGGATGAGCTGGTGCCCCTCTTTGAGAAGGCGGGACCTATCTGGGATCTACGTCTAATGATGGACCCCCTGAGTGGCTTGAACAGGGGCTACGCCTTTGTCACCTTCTGCACTAAAGAGGCTGCCTCGGAGGCTGTAAACCTG TGTAATAATAACGAAATACGCCCCGGCAAACACATTGGAGTGTGTATATCTGTTGCCAATAACCGGCTGTTCGTCGGCTCCATCCCCAAGAGTAAAACGAAAGAACAGATTGTGGAGGAGTTTGCTAAAGTCACAG AGGGTCTTAATGATGTCATACTGTACCATCAGCCAGATGACAAAAAGAAGAACAGAGGTTTTTGCTTTTTGGAATACGAGGACCATAAAACTGCTGCTCAGGCCAGACGCAGGCTAATGAGTGGCAAGGTGAAAGTGTGGGGGAACGTGGTTACTGTGGAATGGGCAGATCCCATAGAGGACCCAGATCCAGAGGTTATGGCCAAG GTCAAAGTTTTGTTTGTCCGAAACCTTGCGAACAGCGTTACGGAAGAAATACTTGAAAAATCCTTCAGCCAGTTTGGTAAACTGGAGCGAGTGAAAAAGCTGAAAGATTACGCCTTCGTTCACTTTGATGAGAGGGACGCTGCAGTTAAG GCATTGGCTCAAATGAATGGCAAAGTTCTGGAAGGAGAGCACATTGACATAGTCTTTGCAAAGCCCCCCGATCAGAAGAGGAAGGAACGCAAAGCTCAGAGACAAGCAGCCAAAACAAACAT GtatgatgatgattattattacAACTACGGCCCCCCTCAGTTGCCCCCTCCCACAAGAGGCGGCCGGGGTAGGGGAGGTTATTCTTACCCACCCGACTATTATGGCTACGATGATTACTACGATTATTATGGTTATGATTACCCCAACTACCGCGGGGGATACGACTACTATGGCTATGAAGACTTTCAGGCTCCCGCTAGAGGAAGAGGGGGCAGAGGTGCACGGGGGGCATCCCCAGCCAGAGGCAGGCCAGGCGCTCCCAGGGGCAGAGGTGGTCCAGGATCAAGCAGAGAAG GGAAAAGTGGTCGAGGCCGGTCCTGA
- the LOC106607700 gene encoding heterogeneous nuclear ribonucleoprotein Q isoform X3 produces the protein MMATDQMTDHVNGNGTEEPIGITEVDTATAEVIHSDSFQTLLDAGLPQEVAEKLDAIYIAGLVAHSDLDERAIEALKEFNEEGALQVLLEFKESDLSHVQNKSAFLCGVMKTYRQREKQGTKVSDSTKGPDEAKIKALLDRTIYTLDVTTGQRKYGGPPESVYSGAQPTIGTEIFVGKIPRDLFEDELVPLFEKAGPIWDLRLMMDPLSGLNRGYAFVTFCTKEAASEAVNLCNNNEIRPGKHIGVCISVANNRLFVGSIPKSKTKEQIVEEFAKVTEGLNDVILYHQPDDKKKNRGFCFLEYEDHKTAAQARRRLMSGKVKVWGNVVTVEWADPIEDPDPEVMAKVKVLFVRNLANSVTEEILEKSFSQFGKLERVKKLKDYAFVHFDERDAAVKALAQMNGKVLEGEHIDIVFAKPPDQKRKERKAQRQAAKTNMYDDDYYYNYGPPQLPPPTRGGRGRGGYSYPPDYYGYDDYYDYYGYDYPNYRGGYDYYGYEDFQAPARGRGGRGARGASPARGRPGAPRGRGGPGSSREAGKSGRGRS, from the exons ATG ATGGCGACCGATCAGATGACCGATCATGTAAATGGGAATGGTACAGAGGAACCAATAGGCATAACTGAAGTGGACACAGCTACAGCTGAAGTTATCCATTCAGACAGTTTCCAGACTTTATTAGATGCTGGCTTACCACAGGAAGTTGCAGAAAAACTAGATGCAATTTACATAGCAG GCCTGGTAGCGCACAGTGACCTAGATGAAAGGGCTATTGAAGCATTGAAAGAATTTAACGAAGAAGGTGCTCTACAAGTCCTGCTTGAATTTAAGGAAAGTGATCTGTCGCATGTGCAA AACAAAAGTGCCTTCCTCTGTGGAGTAATGAAGACTtatagacagagggagaagcaAGGGACCAAAGTTTCAGATTCCACGAAAGGACCAGATGAGGcgaaaataaaa GCTCTGCTTGATAGAACCATCTATACACTTGATGTGACAACGGGTCAGCGGAAGTATGGAGGCCCCCCAGAGTCTGTGTATTCAGGTGCTCAACCCACTATTGGAACAGAG ATATTTGTTGGGAAAATTCCTCGAGACTTGTTTGAGGATGAGCTGGTGCCCCTCTTTGAGAAGGCGGGACCTATCTGGGATCTACGTCTAATGATGGACCCCCTGAGTGGCTTGAACAGGGGCTACGCCTTTGTCACCTTCTGCACTAAAGAGGCTGCCTCGGAGGCTGTAAACCTG TGTAATAATAACGAAATACGCCCCGGCAAACACATTGGAGTGTGTATATCTGTTGCCAATAACCGGCTGTTCGTCGGCTCCATCCCCAAGAGTAAAACGAAAGAACAGATTGTGGAGGAGTTTGCTAAAGTCACAG AGGGTCTTAATGATGTCATACTGTACCATCAGCCAGATGACAAAAAGAAGAACAGAGGTTTTTGCTTTTTGGAATACGAGGACCATAAAACTGCTGCTCAGGCCAGACGCAGGCTAATGAGTGGCAAGGTGAAAGTGTGGGGGAACGTGGTTACTGTGGAATGGGCAGATCCCATAGAGGACCCAGATCCAGAGGTTATGGCCAAG GTCAAAGTTTTGTTTGTCCGAAACCTTGCGAACAGCGTTACGGAAGAAATACTTGAAAAATCCTTCAGCCAGTTTGGTAAACTGGAGCGAGTGAAAAAGCTGAAAGATTACGCCTTCGTTCACTTTGATGAGAGGGACGCTGCAGTTAAG GCATTGGCTCAAATGAATGGCAAAGTTCTGGAAGGAGAGCACATTGACATAGTCTTTGCAAAGCCCCCCGATCAGAAGAGGAAGGAACGCAAAGCTCAGAGACAAGCAGCCAAAACAAACAT GtatgatgatgattattattacAACTACGGCCCCCCTCAGTTGCCCCCTCCCACAAGAGGCGGCCGGGGTAGGGGAGGTTATTCTTACCCACCCGACTATTATGGCTACGATGATTACTACGATTATTATGGTTATGATTACCCCAACTACCGCGGGGGATACGACTACTATGGCTATGAAGACTTTCAGGCTCCCGCTAGAGGAAGAGGGGGCAGAGGTGCACGGGGGGCATCCCCAGCCAGAGGCAGGCCAGGCGCTCCCAGGGGCAGAGGTGGTCCAGGATCAAGCAGAGAAG CAGGGAAAAGTGGTCGAGGCCGGTCCTGA